One genomic segment of Arachis duranensis cultivar V14167 chromosome 4, aradu.V14167.gnm2.J7QH, whole genome shotgun sequence includes these proteins:
- the LOC127739717 gene encoding heat shock cognate 70 kDa protein-like isoform X2, whose protein sequence is MIGRKFADPNIQKDKVLWPFKVISGANGEPIVSVKYKDQERRLCPEEISAMVLTKMRETAEAYLDSPVEYAVITVPAYFSDSQRKATRDAGAIAGLTVMRLINEPTAAAIAYGLDKRAGNCSAERNVLIFDLGGGTFDVTLLTIKDKLFEVKAACGNTHLGGEDFDDRMLKYFIEEFEKKNKVDISGDSRALRRLRNECERAKRTLSSSIDAFIDIDCLFKGIDFSSSITQAKFEELNKDLFEECIEIVKECVTNAGIDKRCIHEVVLVGGSSRIPKVQQLLQEFFQGKNLFKALNPDEAVAYGAALQAALLSEGFKNVPNVVVCDVTPLSLGICEKVDIMSIEIPRNSSIPIKKKTKYGTVVDNQSFARVFVYEGERARASDNNLLGRFVLSGIPPAPRGHPIMICFNIDEDGILNVSAEEETTGKSNEITITNDKGRMSAKEIARLIQEAKIYEAEDREFLEKDGAMNDLDDYVYKMRKALEDIEMDKEKIGDAIVKAKSLLDDHKEQHKKDVFEKNMKDLELYSESLNANLKNMILSYTIF, encoded by the coding sequence ATGATTGGTAGGAAATTTGCTGACCCCAAtattcagaaagataaagtaTTGTGGCCATTCAAAGTCATTTCTGGTGCTAATGGCGAACCAATTGTTTCTGTTAAGTACAAGGATCAGGAGAGACGCCTTTGTCCTGAAGAAATTTCAGCCATGGTTCTGACAAAGATGCGTGAGACTGCAGAGGCATATTTAGATTCACCTGTGGAGTATGCAGTCATTACTGTCCCGGCCTACTTCAGTGACTCGCAGCGCAAAGCCACCAGAGATGCCGGTGCCATTGCTGGTCTCACTGTCATGAGGTTAATCAATGAACCTACTGCTGCAGCTATTGCTTATGGCCTTGATAAGCGAGCTGGTAACTGTTCTGCAGAAAGGAATGTTTTGATCTTCGACCTTGGAGGTGGTACTTTTGATGTAACCCTCCTTACCATCAAGGATAAGTTGTTTGAAGTTAAGGCCGCATGTGGAAACACTCATCTTGGTGGGGAAGACTTTGATGACAGAATGTTGAAATACTTTATAGAAGAGTTTGAAAAGAAGAACAAAGTTGACATAAGTGGTGATTCAAGAGCCTTGAGGAGGTTGAGAAACGAATGCGAAAGGGCGAAAAGGACACTCTCAAGCTCCATTGATGCGTTCATTGACATAGATTGTTTATTTAAGGGTATTGACTTCTCTTCATCTATTACTCAAGCTAAGTTTGAGGAACTTAACAAGGACCTCTTTGAAGAGTGTATTGAGATAGTAAAAGAATGTGTTACCAATGCTGGTATAGACAAGAGGTGTATACATGAGGTTGTCCTTGTTGGTGGATCTTCTAGGATTCCAAAAGTGCAACAACTACTGCAGGAATTCTTCCAAGGGAAAAATCTGTTCAAGGCACTTAATCCTGATGAAGCTGTTGCTTATGGAGCCGCCCTTCAGGCTGCTTTGTTAAGTGAAGGCTTTAAGAATGTTCCAAATGTGGTGGTGTGCGATGTTACTCCGTTGTCACTTGGTATATGTGAAAAAGTAGATATTATGAGCATAGAAATTCCTAGGAATTCTAGTATTCCTATAAAGAAGAAAACTAAATACGGCACAGTTGTGGATAACCAATCTTTTGCACGTGTTTTTGTTTATGAAGGTGAGAGGGCAAGAGCTAGTGATAACAACTTGCTGGGCCGATTTGTGCTTTCTGGTATTCCTCCTGCTCCTCGAGGCCATCCTATTATGATATGCTTCAATATAGACGAAGATGGTATCTTAAATGTATCTGCTGAAGAAGAAACTACTGGTAAAAGCAACGAGATTACCATAACCAATGATAAAGGGCGAATGTCGGCTAAGGAAATTGCAAGATTAATTCAGGAAGCTAAAATTTATGAGGCTGAAGACAGAGAATTTCTTGAGAAGGATGGAGCAATGAATGATTTGGATGACTATGTTTACAAAATGAGAAAAGCTTTAGAAGATATTGAAATGGACAAGGAAAAGATCGGTGATGCAATTGTTAAGGCCAAGAGTTTGCTTGATGATCACAAAGAGCAGCATAAAAAAGATGTGTTCGAGAAGAATATGAAGGATCTTGAGTTATATTCTGAATCACTAAATGCAAATCTGAAGAATATGATATTATCTTATACTATATTTTGA
- the LOC127739717 gene encoding heat shock 70 kDa protein 4-like isoform X1, with translation MAKKCEGHAVGIDLGTTYSCVAVWQQQHSRAEIIPNDQGNRTTPSYVAFTHNQRLIGDAAKNQAAINSTNTVFDAKRMIGRKFADPNIQKDKVLWPFKVISGANGEPIVSVKYKDQERRLCPEEISAMVLTKMRETAEAYLDSPVEYAVITVPAYFSDSQRKATRDAGAIAGLTVMRLINEPTAAAIAYGLDKRAGNCSAERNVLIFDLGGGTFDVTLLTIKDKLFEVKAACGNTHLGGEDFDDRMLKYFIEEFEKKNKVDISGDSRALRRLRNECERAKRTLSSSIDAFIDIDCLFKGIDFSSSITQAKFEELNKDLFEECIEIVKECVTNAGIDKRCIHEVVLVGGSSRIPKVQQLLQEFFQGKNLFKALNPDEAVAYGAALQAALLSEGFKNVPNVVVCDVTPLSLGICEKVDIMSIEIPRNSSIPIKKKTKYGTVVDNQSFARVFVYEGERARASDNNLLGRFVLSGIPPAPRGHPIMICFNIDEDGILNVSAEEETTGKSNEITITNDKGRMSAKEIARLIQEAKIYEAEDREFLEKDGAMNDLDDYVYKMRKALEDIEMDKEKIGDAIVKAKSLLDDHKEQHKKDVFEKNMKDLELYSESLNANLKNMILSYTIF, from the exons ATGGCCAAAAAATGTGAGGGACATGCAGTGGGAATAGATCTTGGAACAACATATTCTTGTGTTGCAGTGTGGCAGCAACAACATTCTCGAGCTGAGATCATACCCAATGACCAAGGCAACAGGACAACTCCTTCTTACGTTGCTTTCACTCATAATCAAAGGTTGATTGGTGATGCTGCTAAGAACCAAGCTGCCATCAACTCCACCAACACTGTCTTTG ATGCTAAGAGGATGATTGGTAGGAAATTTGCTGACCCCAAtattcagaaagataaagtaTTGTGGCCATTCAAAGTCATTTCTGGTGCTAATGGCGAACCAATTGTTTCTGTTAAGTACAAGGATCAGGAGAGACGCCTTTGTCCTGAAGAAATTTCAGCCATGGTTCTGACAAAGATGCGTGAGACTGCAGAGGCATATTTAGATTCACCTGTGGAGTATGCAGTCATTACTGTCCCGGCCTACTTCAGTGACTCGCAGCGCAAAGCCACCAGAGATGCCGGTGCCATTGCTGGTCTCACTGTCATGAGGTTAATCAATGAACCTACTGCTGCAGCTATTGCTTATGGCCTTGATAAGCGAGCTGGTAACTGTTCTGCAGAAAGGAATGTTTTGATCTTCGACCTTGGAGGTGGTACTTTTGATGTAACCCTCCTTACCATCAAGGATAAGTTGTTTGAAGTTAAGGCCGCATGTGGAAACACTCATCTTGGTGGGGAAGACTTTGATGACAGAATGTTGAAATACTTTATAGAAGAGTTTGAAAAGAAGAACAAAGTTGACATAAGTGGTGATTCAAGAGCCTTGAGGAGGTTGAGAAACGAATGCGAAAGGGCGAAAAGGACACTCTCAAGCTCCATTGATGCGTTCATTGACATAGATTGTTTATTTAAGGGTATTGACTTCTCTTCATCTATTACTCAAGCTAAGTTTGAGGAACTTAACAAGGACCTCTTTGAAGAGTGTATTGAGATAGTAAAAGAATGTGTTACCAATGCTGGTATAGACAAGAGGTGTATACATGAGGTTGTCCTTGTTGGTGGATCTTCTAGGATTCCAAAAGTGCAACAACTACTGCAGGAATTCTTCCAAGGGAAAAATCTGTTCAAGGCACTTAATCCTGATGAAGCTGTTGCTTATGGAGCCGCCCTTCAGGCTGCTTTGTTAAGTGAAGGCTTTAAGAATGTTCCAAATGTGGTGGTGTGCGATGTTACTCCGTTGTCACTTGGTATATGTGAAAAAGTAGATATTATGAGCATAGAAATTCCTAGGAATTCTAGTATTCCTATAAAGAAGAAAACTAAATACGGCACAGTTGTGGATAACCAATCTTTTGCACGTGTTTTTGTTTATGAAGGTGAGAGGGCAAGAGCTAGTGATAACAACTTGCTGGGCCGATTTGTGCTTTCTGGTATTCCTCCTGCTCCTCGAGGCCATCCTATTATGATATGCTTCAATATAGACGAAGATGGTATCTTAAATGTATCTGCTGAAGAAGAAACTACTGGTAAAAGCAACGAGATTACCATAACCAATGATAAAGGGCGAATGTCGGCTAAGGAAATTGCAAGATTAATTCAGGAAGCTAAAATTTATGAGGCTGAAGACAGAGAATTTCTTGAGAAGGATGGAGCAATGAATGATTTGGATGACTATGTTTACAAAATGAGAAAAGCTTTAGAAGATATTGAAATGGACAAGGAAAAGATCGGTGATGCAATTGTTAAGGCCAAGAGTTTGCTTGATGATCACAAAGAGCAGCATAAAAAAGATGTGTTCGAGAAGAATATGAAGGATCTTGAGTTATATTCTGAATCACTAAATGCAAATCTGAAGAATATGATATTATCTTATACTATATTTTGA
- the LOC107486825 gene encoding uncharacterized acetyltransferase At3g50280-like — MASVKVISTSTIHAANKASTVEEEIQLTPWDLQLLLVDPIQKGLLYRNDPVTPPIIIQHLKRSLSSTLSFFPPLAGRLSVTEHDDNTSSVFVICNNSGALFVHAVADDYSVNDIVSSVYTPRFVHSLFPLNRVRNHEGTTKPLLAVQVTELNDGYFIGCTMNHVVGDGTSFWHFMNSWAEISRGSEKLSKPPVLERWFLDSGHGCSASAIRIPLTKEKMIQSGFYGVVSELQRERVFHFSQDKIAELKTKANAEIEGESKNKISSLQALLTHLWRSVVRNQGLEPEEEVNYRLLIGGRGRMKSPALAENYFGNAVQDGTVSMKAKELLEGGLGKGALEMRKIVELHTEEKMKSYYRGWVKNPRLLTEGGMASNALVASSSPRFNVYGNDFGWGKPVAVRSGAGNKTHGKITVFAGAEDGVDIEVCLSYEILEAMGNDRGFMDAVSLPPPNN; from the coding sequence ATGGCGAGTGTGAAAGTCATTTCAACGAGTACAATCCATGCAGCAAACAAAGCTTCAACGGTGGAGGAGGAGATTCAGTTAACTCCATGGGATCTCCAACTCCTCCTAGTTGATCCCATTCAAAAGGGCCTCCTCTACCGTAACGACCCGGTCACTCCACCGATCATAATCCAACACCTCAAACGTTCCCTTTCATCCACCCTTTCTTTCTTCCCGCCGCTTGCGGGCCGCCTTTCCGTTACGGAACATGACGACAACACTTCCTCCGTTTTCGTTATTTGCAACAACTCCGGAGCGCTGTTTGTCCATGCAGTTGCGGATGACTACTCCGTTAACGATATCGTTAGTTCCGTTTACACTCCACGCTTTGTGCACTCTTTGTTCCCGCTCAACAGGGTTAGAAACCACGAAGGAACAACCAAGCCGTTGTTGGCGGTTCAAGTCACGGAGCTCAACGACGGTTACTTCATCGGGTGCACCATGAACCACGTTGTTGGAGACGGAACTTCCTTTTGGCATTTCATGAACTCTTGGGCTGAGATCTCACGTGGTTCGGAAAAATTGTCCAAGCCTCCCGTGCTTGAACGCTGGTTCCTTGACAGCGGCCATGGCTGCTCCGCGTCTGCGATACGGATTCCTTTGACGAAGGAGAAGATGATTCAAAGTGGTTTCTACGGTGTCGTCTCAGAACTGCAACGCGAGAGAGTTTTCCATTTCAGTCAAGACAAGATCGCTGAACTCAAGACAAAAGCCAACGCAGAAATTGAAGGcgaaagcaaaaacaaaatatcTTCGTTGCAAGCGCTTTTGACTCACCTGTGGAGATCCGTGGTTCGGAACCAGGGTCTTGAGCCggaagaagaggtgaattacaggTTGCTGATAGGTGGTAGGGGGAGAATGAAGAGTCCGGCATTGGCGGAAAACTATTTTGGGAATGCGGTGCAGGATGGAACAGTGAGCATGAAGGCTAAAGAGCTTCTAGAAGGAGGGCTTGGAAAGGGTGCGTTGGAGATGAGAAAGATAGTTGAGTTGCACACggaggagaagatgaagagttaTTATAGGGGTTGGGTAAAGAACCCTAGGCTTCTGACCGAGGGAGGCATGGCTAGCAATGCTTTAGTGGCAAGCAGTTCGCCAAGGTTTAATGTTTATGGGAATGATTTCGGGTGGGGGAAACCGGTGGCGGTGAGAAGCGGAGCCGGGAACAAGACCCATGGTAAGATAACGGTTTTTGCTGGGGCGGAAGATGGTGTTGACATTGAGGTTTGTCTTTCCTATGAGATATTGGAAGCTATGGGGAATGACCGTGGATTCATGGATGCCGTGTCGCTCCCCCCTCCTAATAATTAA
- the LOC107486823 gene encoding uncharacterized protein LOC107486823 — protein sequence MAFYRKYFPESMRETKDLELMQLKQDSLSVAEYTSRFENLCRFSRICQGAPESYESWKYVKYQGGLEDIIMAIVTPLEIRIFFELVNKARVVEDCAKKEAKVRGNRGYTDNRAHDDYLGPRGQKFKRNGEAKSSRAYSPDLRCQECGNYHSNKP from the coding sequence ATGGCGTTCTATAGGAAGTATTTTCCAGAGTCGATGAGAGAAACTAAGGATTTAGAGCTTATGCAACTGAAGCAAGACTCGTTGTCTGTGGCCGAATACACTAGTAGGTTCGAGAATCTCTGTAGGTTCTCTAGGATATGTCAAGGTGCCCCAGAGTCCTATGAGAGTTGGAAGTACGTTAAATATCAAGGAGGCTTGGAGGATATCATTATGGCTATTGTGACTCCTTTGGAGATTCGAATCTTTTTCGAGCTTGTGAACAAGGCAAGGGTGGTGGAAGACTGTGCCAAGAAGGAAGCTAAGGTGAGAGGAAATCGTGGTTATACTGACAACCGAGCTCATGATGATTACCTTGGACCAAGAGGACAGAAATTTAAGAGAAATGGTGAAGCAAAGTCGTCAAGAGCATACTCCCCTGATTTGAGGTGTCAAGAGTGTGGGAACTACCATTCGAATAAGCCATGA
- the LOC110272396 gene encoding heat shock 70 kDa protein 4-like — protein sequence MAKKCEGHAVGIDLGTTYSCVAVWQQQYSRAEIIPNDQGNRTTPSYVAFTHNQRLIGDAAKNQAAINPTNTVFDAKRMIGRKFADPNIQKDKVLWPFKVISGASGEPIVVVKYKDQERRLCPEEISAMVLTKMRETAEAYLGSLVEYAVITVPAYFSDSQRKATRDAGAIAGLTVMRLINEPTAAAIAYGLDKKADWVGERNVLIFDLGGGTFDVTLLTINDKLFEVKAACGNTHLGGEDFDDRMMKYFIEELEKKNKVDISGDSRALRRLRNECERAKRTLSSSIDAFIDIDGLFKSIDFSSSITRARFEELNKDLFEECMETVKECLTSADMDKSCIDDVVLVGGSSRIPKVQQLLQEFFQGKNLCKGLNLDEAVAYGAAVQAALLSEGFKNVPNVVLHDVTPLSLGVYTKFDVMRIVIPRNSSIPIKKKETYRTTVDNQSGACIRVYEGERARASDNNLLGRFMLSGIPPAPRGHPVMICFNIDEDGILNVSADEETTGNRNEITITNDKGRMSAKEIARLIQEAKTYEAEDTEFLEKARAMNDLDDYVYKKRKTLEDMEKDNEKINDKNKKKISDAILKSKSLLDYDKEQQKKYEGYQYFPLRNLINYKQILSVPLRNIILNKNDTNK from the exons ATGGCCAAAAAATGTGAGGGACATGCAGTGGGAATAGATCTTGGAACAACATATTCTTGTGTTGCAGTGTGGCAGCAACAATATTCTCGAGCTGAGATCATACCCAATGACCAAGGCAACAGGACAACTCCTTCTTACGTTGCTTTCACTCATAATCAAAGGTTGATTGGTGATGCTGCTAAGAATCAAGCTGCTATCAACCCTACCAACACTGTCTTTG ATGCTAAGAGGATGATTGGTAGAAAATTTGCTGACCCCAAtattcagaaagataaagtaCTGTGGCCATTCAAAGTCATTTCTGGTGCTAGTGGCGAACCGATTGTTGTTGTTAAGTACAAGGATCAGGAGAGACGCCTTTGTCCTGAAGAAATTTCAGCCATGGTTCTCACAAAGATGCGTGAGACTGCAGAGGCATATTTAGGTTCACTTGTGGAGTATGCAGTCATTACAGTCCCGGCCTACTTCAGTGACTCGCAGCGCAAAGCCACCAGAGATGCCGGTGCCATTGCTGGTCTCACTGTCATGAGGTTAATCAATGAACCTACTGCTGCAGCTATTGCTTATGGTCTTGACAAGAAAGCTGATTGGGTTGGAGAGAGGAATGTTTTGATTTTCGACCTTGGAGGTGGTACTTTTGATGTGACCCTCCTTACCATCAATGATAAGTTGTTTGAAGTTAAGGCCGCTTGTGGAAACACTCATCTTGGTGGAGAAGACTTTGATGACAGGATGATGAAATACTTTATAGAAGAGCTTGAAAAGAAGAACAAAGTTGACATAAGTGGTGATTCAAGAGCCTTGAGGAGGTTGAGAAACGAATGCGAAAGGGCTAAAAGAACACTATCAAGCTCCATTGATGCCTTCATTGACATAGATGGTTTATTTAAGAGTATTGACTTCTCTTCATCAATCACTCGTGCTAGGTTCGAGGAACTCAACAAGGACCTCTTTGAAGAGTGTATGGAGACAGTAAAGGAATGCCTTACTAGTGCTGATATGGATAAGAGTTGTATAGATGATGTTGTTCTTGTTGGAGGCTCTTCTAGGATCCCCAAAGTGCAACAACTATTGCAGGAATTCTTCCAAGGGAAAAATCTGTGCAAGGGACTTAATCTTGATGAAGCTGTTGCCTATGGAGCTGCCGTTCAAGCTGCTTTGTTGAGTGAAGGCTTTAAGAATGTTCCAAATGTGGTGCTGCATGATGTTACTCCGTTGTCACTTGGTGTATACACAAAATTTGATGTTATGAGGATAGTGATTCCTAGGAATTCTAGTATTCctataaagaagaaagaaacataCCGCACAACTGTGGATAACCAATCTGGTGCATGTATTCGAGTTTACGAAGGTGAGAGGGCAAGAGCTAGTGATAACAACTTGCTGGGCCGATTTATGCTTTCTGGTATTCCTCCTGCTCCTCGAGGCCATCCTGTTATGATATGCTTCAATATAGACGAAGATGGTATCTTAAATGTATCTGCTGACGAAGAAACCACTGGTAACAGGAACGAGATTACAATAACCAATGATAAAGGACGAATGTCAGCTAAGGAAATTGCAAGATTAATTCAGGAGGCGAAAACTTATGAGGCTGAAGACACAGAGTTTCTTGAGAAGGCTAGAGCAATGAATGATTTGGATGACTATGtttacaaaaagagaaaaactttAGAAGATATGGAAAAGGACAATGAAAAGATCAATGAT aagaacaagaaaaaaatcaGTGATGCTATTCTTAAGTCCAAGAGTTTGCTTGATTATGATAAAGAGCAACAGAAAAAATATGAAGGCTACCAATATTTTCCCTTGAGAAACTTGATTAATTATAAACAGATTTTATCCGTACCCTTGAGGAATATTATTctaaacaaaaatgatacaaaCAAGTAA
- the LOC107486822 gene encoding heat shock cognate 70 kDa protein-like — protein MKKECEGHAVGIDLGTTYSCVAVWQQQHSRAEIIPNDQGNRTTPSYVAFTEYQRLVGDVAMNQADINPTNMVLFLYAKRMIGRKFADPSIQKDKEVWPFRVTSGANDEPIVVVKYKGQERRLCPEEILAMVLTKMRENAEEYLDALVKNVVITVPAYFSDSQRKATRDAGAIAGLNVMRLINEPTAAAIAYGLDKAGNNRCGERNVLVFHLGGGTFHVTLLTIKNKLFQVKAFGGNTHLGGKDFNDRMLKHFIELFNKKNNVDISGNSRALRRLRSACERAKRVLSYNSDALIGIDSLFQGIDFCSSITRARFEELNMDLFRECIDTVSKCLTDADMDKNCVDDVVLVGGSSRILKVQQIDSRS, from the exons ATGAAAAAAGAATGTGAGGGACATGCAGTGGGAATAGACCTTGGAACAACATATTCTTGTGTTGCAGTGTGGCAGCAACAACATTCTCGAGCTGAGATTATACCCAATGACCAAGGCAACAGGACAACTCCTTCTTACGTTGCTTTCACTGAATATCAAAGGTTGGTTGGTGATGTTGCTATGAATCAAGCTGATATCAACCCTACCAACATGGTCCTTTTTCTGT ATGCTAAGAGGATGATTGGAAGGAAATTCGCTGACCCCAGTattcagaaagataaagaaGTGTGGCCATTCAGAGTCACTTCTGGTGCTAATGACGAACCGATTGTTGTTGTTAAGTACAAGGGTCAGGAGAGACGCCTTTGTCCCGAGGAAATTTTAGCCATGGTTCTCACAAAGATGCGTGAGAATGCAGAGGAATATTTAGATGCACTAGTGAAGAATGTGGTTATTACTGTACCGGCCTACTTCAGTGATTCGCAGCGCAAAGCCACCAGAGATGCCGGTGCCATTGCTGGTCTGAATGTTATGAGGTTAATCAATGAACCTACTGCTGCTGCTATTGCTTATGGTCTTGACAAGGCAGGTAATAATAGGTGTGGAGAGAGGAATGTTTTGGTTTTCCACCTTGGAGGTGGTACTTTTCATGTAACCCTCCTTACCATCAAGAATAAGTTGTTTCAAGTTAAGGCTTTTGGTGGAAACACTCATCTTGGTGGAAAAGACTTTAATGACAGAATGTTGAAACACTTTATAGAGTTgttcaacaagaagaacaatgTGGACATAAGTGGAAATTCAAGAGCCTTGAGGAGGTTGAGAAGTGCTTGTGAAAGGGCGAAAAGAGTACTCTCATACAATTCCGATGCCTTGATTGGAATAGACAGTTTATTTCAAGGCATTGACTTCTGTTCATCAATCACTCGTGCTAGGTTTGAGGAACTCAACATGGACCTCTTTAGAGAGTGCATAGATACTGTAAGTAAGTGTCTTACTGATGCAGACATGGACAAGAACTGTGTGGACGATGTTGTCCTTGTTGGTGGCTCTTCTAGGATTCTTAAAGTTCAGCAGATTGATTCAAGAAGCTAG